A window of the Rhodoferax sp. GW822-FHT02A01 genome harbors these coding sequences:
- a CDS encoding YceH family protein, producing the protein MTTPTPTPVRPLLTDIEARVLGTLMEKARTVPDSYPLSLNSLTLGCNQKTSRDPLMELGESQVASAVASLREQGLVHETTGGRTTKFTHNFQRGVGVYEQAAVLLGMLMLRGPQTAGELRLNTERWYKFADISSVEGFLEELLERSEEKGGPLVVKLPRLAGTREQRWAHLLCGEVDVQALESGRVSHGASGNNERIERLEREVAELRSIVHKLCGELGISADAAADTPN; encoded by the coding sequence ATGACCACTCCCACACCGACTCCCGTCCGTCCCTTGCTCACCGATATTGAAGCCCGCGTCCTGGGCACGCTGATGGAAAAAGCGCGCACTGTGCCCGACAGCTACCCTTTGTCCCTCAATTCGCTGACGCTGGGGTGCAACCAGAAGACCAGTCGCGACCCCTTGATGGAACTCGGTGAGTCCCAGGTGGCCAGTGCGGTGGCCAGTCTGCGCGAGCAAGGGCTGGTGCACGAGACGACCGGTGGACGCACCACCAAGTTCACCCACAACTTTCAGCGCGGCGTTGGTGTGTATGAGCAAGCGGCGGTGTTGCTGGGCATGCTGATGCTGCGCGGACCGCAGACAGCCGGTGAGCTGCGGCTCAATACCGAGCGCTGGTACAAATTTGCGGACATCTCTTCCGTTGAAGGTTTCCTGGAGGAGCTGCTGGAGCGTTCAGAAGAAAAAGGCGGGCCATTGGTCGTCAAGTTGCCACGCCTTGCCGGCACCCGTGAGCAGCGTTGGGCACATCTGTTGTGTGGTGAAGTGGATGTGCAGGCCCTGGAATCGGGTCGCGTGAGCCACGGCGCAAGCGGCAACAACGAGCGCATCGAAAGGCTGGAGCGAGAAGTGGCCGAGTTGCGCAGCATCGTGCACAAGCTCTGCGGCGAGTTGGGGATCTCGGCGGACGCTGCGGCCGACACCCCGAACTAA
- a CDS encoding Fe2+-dependent dioxygenase — protein sequence MLLRIHQALTADELHQIRHLLLSADWVDGRVTAGTQSAAVKNNRQLPEDCANAQQARHLVSVALARNPQFVTGALPKTVYPPLFNRYGGESNAFGDHIDNAVRTHAATAKHVRTDISCTLFLSDPDSYDGGELVVQDTYGEQRVKFDAGDLVMYPGTSVHRVEPVTRGERIASFFWIESMVRQDAQRRLLYDMDMAILDLRRKGGDTAEVVKLTGCYHNLLRMWADT from the coding sequence ATGCTGCTGCGAATCCACCAGGCACTGACCGCTGACGAACTGCACCAGATCCGCCATCTGCTCCTGAGCGCAGATTGGGTCGACGGGCGCGTCACCGCAGGCACCCAGAGTGCGGCCGTCAAGAACAACCGGCAACTGCCGGAAGACTGCGCCAACGCGCAGCAGGCCCGGCACCTGGTGTCGGTGGCGCTGGCGCGCAATCCGCAGTTCGTCACCGGCGCCCTGCCCAAGACGGTCTACCCACCGCTGTTCAACCGCTACGGCGGCGAGAGCAACGCCTTTGGCGACCACATCGACAACGCGGTGCGCACGCACGCGGCCACGGCCAAGCATGTGCGCACGGACATCTCCTGCACGCTGTTCCTGAGTGACCCGGACAGCTACGACGGTGGCGAGCTGGTGGTGCAGGATACCTACGGCGAACAGCGCGTGAAGTTCGACGCGGGCGACCTGGTGATGTACCCCGGCACCTCGGTGCACCGGGTCGAGCCGGTGACCCGCGGCGAACGCATCGCCAGCTTCTTCTGGATCGAAAGCATGGTGCGCCAGGACGCGCAGCGCCGCCTGCTGTACGACATGGACATGGCCATCCTGGACCTGCGCCGCAAGGGTGGCGACACCGCGGAAGTGGTCAAGCTCACCGGCTGCTACCACAACCTGCTGCGCATGTGGGCCGATACATGA
- a CDS encoding proline racemase family protein, producing MKTNKVIHVVSCHAAGEVGDVIVGGVAPPPGDSIWEQSRFIARDETLRNFVLNEPRGGVFRHVNLLVPPKNPAAQMGWIIMEPSDTPPMSGSNSICVATVLLETGIIPMQEPVTKMVLEPPGGLIEVTATCKGGKAERIAVRNVPSFAAKLDSHLEVAGLGTLVVDTAYGGDSFVIVDAQKLGFSITPNEARELAELGMRITQAATEQLGFVHPTNPDWKHISFCQFAGPLKQENGIWTGANAVAIRPGKIDRSPTGTGCSARMAVLHAKGLMQVGDRYLARSIIGSEFACHIESATTVGGQSAILPVISGTAWITGTHQHTLDPTDPYPSGYRLSDTWPM from the coding sequence ATGAAGACCAACAAAGTTATCCACGTGGTGAGCTGCCATGCAGCGGGTGAAGTCGGCGATGTCATCGTCGGTGGAGTCGCGCCGCCACCAGGGGACAGCATCTGGGAGCAGTCGCGTTTCATCGCGCGTGACGAGACACTGCGCAACTTCGTTCTCAACGAACCGCGCGGTGGCGTGTTCCGTCATGTCAATCTGCTAGTACCCCCGAAAAACCCGGCTGCACAAATGGGCTGGATCATCATGGAGCCCAGTGATACACCGCCCATGTCGGGCTCCAACTCCATCTGTGTGGCGACCGTTTTATTGGAGACCGGCATCATCCCGATGCAGGAGCCTGTGACCAAAATGGTGCTCGAACCACCTGGTGGATTGATCGAAGTCACGGCCACATGCAAGGGCGGAAAAGCCGAGCGCATCGCAGTTCGCAACGTGCCGTCGTTTGCAGCTAAATTGGATTCGCATTTGGAGGTAGCAGGACTTGGCACTTTGGTAGTAGATACGGCATACGGTGGTGATAGTTTTGTGATTGTGGATGCACAAAAACTGGGCTTTTCCATAACACCGAATGAGGCGCGCGAATTAGCTGAACTAGGTATGCGCATCACACAGGCAGCGACTGAACAACTAGGTTTTGTGCATCCCACCAACCCGGACTGGAAACATATATCTTTCTGCCAGTTCGCCGGTCCGCTCAAGCAGGAGAACGGTATCTGGACGGGCGCCAATGCGGTTGCCATTCGTCCCGGAAAAATAGACCGCTCCCCCACCGGCACCGGTTGCTCTGCACGCATGGCCGTACTGCATGCCAAGGGTCTGATGCAAGTGGGGGACCGCTACCTGGCACGCTCCATCATCGGCAGTGAATTTGCATGCCATATTGAATCAGCGACCACGGTTGGCGGTCAGAGCGCAATCCTGCCCGTGATATCGGGCACTGCGTGGATCACGGGCACGCACCAGCACACGCTGGACCCTACGGACCCTTACCCTTCGGGCTACCGGCTGTCCGATACCTGGCCGATGTAG
- a CDS encoding TonB family protein, which produces MNAAVRHRRPLLFALVLLSHGAALWALQHGLQRVPEDVVTPAEMLVEVMPMETPPAPPAPQPKVVKPTAVAQPKPAQPAPPTPAPVPEMTPAPAPVTAVAAGPATPNTPTAVAAAPAAPAVAAAPAAPAPVVQPPSSDADYLHNPKPAYPAMSRRLGETGKVVVRTLIGADGVAQQAEVLRSSGFERLDRAAVETALKWRYVPGKRSGIPEAMWFNVPLVFVLD; this is translated from the coding sequence ATGAACGCAGCCGTACGTCACCGCCGCCCGCTGCTGTTTGCCCTGGTGCTGCTGAGCCATGGTGCAGCGCTCTGGGCCTTGCAGCACGGGTTGCAGCGTGTGCCGGAAGACGTGGTCACCCCCGCTGAAATGCTGGTGGAGGTCATGCCTATGGAGACACCGCCTGCACCTCCGGCACCGCAACCCAAGGTGGTCAAGCCCACTGCGGTGGCACAGCCCAAGCCCGCGCAGCCGGCGCCTCCAACACCTGCCCCTGTGCCGGAAATGACGCCTGCACCAGCGCCCGTCACCGCCGTTGCCGCAGGGCCGGCCACACCCAACACGCCCACCGCCGTGGCAGCCGCACCGGCGGCCCCTGCGGTGGCCGCTGCACCGGCAGCGCCCGCACCGGTCGTGCAACCGCCCTCGTCCGATGCCGATTATCTGCACAACCCCAAGCCCGCCTACCCGGCCATGAGCCGCCGCCTGGGCGAAACCGGCAAGGTGGTGGTGCGCACCTTGATTGGTGCCGATGGCGTGGCGCAGCAGGCCGAAGTCCTGCGCTCCAGCGGTTTTGAACGCCTGGACCGTGCGGCTGTGGAGACTGCCTTGAAGTGGCGCTACGTGCCCGGCAAACGTTCCGGAATTCCCGAGGCCATGTGGTTCAACGTCCCTCTGGTCTTTGTTCTCGATTAA
- a CDS encoding TonB-dependent siderophore receptor yields the protein MHCSPTSAAALLPLGALLLAGSLNVCAQTVQDTPAGEETKTLKPVTISGTRDRNSQTYQSGVVSVGKTQAAAKDIPQSLTVVTEKLIHDEGKDTLKGALQNVPGITFEAGEGGRIGDNIRLRGFTVAGDIYLDGMRDIAQYNRDTFNLQNIEVLRGSASMLFGRGSTGGVVNQVSKQAHKGTASEINTTVGTGNYLRLDGDFNVATSEDSALRFDLMSTDWDGRADKAGTHRRGLAADYGIGLGTTDEWHFSVYHLDYNDKPDLGGRWLQGAPAPLPTDKWYGVDSDYQRDSADIATASYTHYFDDGSSLKTKVRDGQYRRDLWATQLNAFANTVTQDNLNGNTTVNRGNQTRAGEEHHTFLQSDYLTRGEWFNLKQELLLGAEYALERSTRYTYSNVPAKPATTVAAASNAAVADTRIKNWANTFKATTLGLYVQDTVSLTDFWKVVAGLRWDQFGGDYDRLTGGTLSRTDSVWSKRLGLMYQPTETVSYYASYGTSFNTSGDLYQYDANTANTPPESSRNIEVGIKWELADGDLSVRTALARTDKYNERNTDINQSTGEYLLSGQRHTDSLEFEVQGKLTERWEIFAGLVFMNGVIDQAGSSAASQATVGLNPGLTPAKQANLWTTYRLDDKWRVGGGITAVSENHPASSSAASLANTAPGYVKADALVEYQINPRNALKLNIDNVGDTVYYSSLYQGWPSLAPGRSVRLTWTANL from the coding sequence ATGCACTGCTCGCCGACATCTGCCGCTGCCCTGCTGCCACTGGGGGCGCTGTTGCTCGCCGGTTCGCTCAACGTATGTGCCCAGACCGTGCAGGACACTCCCGCAGGTGAAGAGACCAAAACGCTCAAGCCGGTCACCATTTCCGGCACACGGGATCGCAACAGCCAGACATACCAGAGCGGCGTGGTGTCGGTGGGCAAGACACAGGCAGCCGCCAAGGACATCCCGCAATCGTTGACGGTTGTCACCGAAAAGCTCATCCACGACGAAGGCAAGGACACGCTCAAGGGCGCCCTGCAAAACGTCCCCGGCATTACCTTTGAAGCCGGCGAAGGCGGGCGCATCGGCGACAACATCCGCCTGCGTGGCTTTACCGTGGCTGGCGACATCTATCTGGACGGCATGCGTGACATCGCCCAGTACAACCGCGACACCTTCAACCTGCAGAACATCGAAGTGCTGCGCGGCTCCGCCTCCATGCTGTTTGGTCGCGGTTCTACTGGCGGCGTGGTCAACCAGGTCAGCAAGCAGGCACACAAGGGCACCGCATCGGAGATCAACACCACCGTAGGCACCGGCAACTACCTGCGCCTGGATGGTGACTTCAACGTCGCCACCAGTGAAGATTCGGCATTGCGCTTCGACCTCATGTCCACCGACTGGGATGGCCGCGCAGACAAGGCTGGCACCCATCGCCGCGGGCTGGCCGCCGATTACGGCATTGGTCTGGGCACCACGGACGAATGGCACTTCAGCGTGTACCACCTGGACTACAACGACAAGCCGGATCTGGGCGGCCGCTGGCTGCAGGGCGCGCCGGCACCACTGCCCACCGACAAGTGGTATGGCGTGGATTCCGACTACCAGCGCGACAGTGCCGATATCGCCACCGCTTCGTACACACACTACTTTGATGACGGCAGCAGCCTCAAGACCAAGGTGCGTGACGGCCAATACCGTCGGGACCTGTGGGCAACACAGCTCAACGCCTTTGCGAATACCGTCACGCAAGACAACCTGAACGGCAACACCACCGTCAACCGCGGCAACCAGACCCGCGCCGGTGAAGAGCACCACACCTTCTTGCAGAGCGACTACCTGACCCGAGGCGAATGGTTCAACCTGAAGCAGGAACTGCTGCTGGGCGCTGAATACGCACTGGAGCGCTCCACCCGCTATACCTACTCCAACGTACCGGCCAAACCGGCCACTACTGTGGCCGCAGCCAGCAATGCCGCAGTCGCAGACACTCGCATCAAGAACTGGGCCAACACGTTCAAAGCCACCACGCTGGGCCTGTATGTCCAGGATACCGTCTCCCTCACCGACTTCTGGAAAGTGGTGGCGGGTCTGCGCTGGGACCAGTTCGGCGGTGACTATGACCGCCTGACCGGTGGCACCCTGTCACGCACCGACTCGGTCTGGAGCAAGCGCCTGGGCCTGATGTACCAGCCCACGGAAACGGTCAGCTATTACGCTTCCTACGGCACCTCCTTCAACACCTCGGGCGACCTCTACCAGTACGACGCCAACACGGCCAACACACCACCGGAGAGCAGCCGCAACATAGAAGTCGGCATCAAGTGGGAGCTGGCCGATGGCGACCTCTCGGTACGCACGGCACTGGCCCGCACCGACAAGTACAACGAACGCAATACCGACATCAACCAGAGCACCGGTGAATACCTGCTCTCGGGCCAACGCCACACCGACTCGCTGGAGTTTGAAGTCCAGGGCAAGCTGACTGAACGCTGGGAAATTTTTGCCGGATTGGTGTTCATGAACGGTGTGATCGACCAGGCGGGATCCAGTGCCGCGTCGCAAGCCACGGTCGGCCTCAACCCCGGTCTGACACCTGCCAAGCAAGCCAATCTGTGGACCACCTACCGCCTGGATGACAAATGGCGCGTTGGCGGCGGCATCACAGCGGTGAGCGAAAACCATCCGGCCTCTTCGAGCGCTGCAAGCCTGGCCAACACTGCGCCCGGTTATGTGAAGGCCGATGCCTTGGTCGAATACCAGATCAACCCACGCAACGCCCTCAAGCTCAATATCGACAACGTGGGTGACACCGTCTACTACAGCTCGCTCTACCAAGGCTGGCCCAGTCTGGCACCGGGACGTAGCGTGCGTCTGACCTGGACCGCCAACCTCTGA